The Bacillus sp. NEB1478 genome contains the following window.
TACTGCTCTTGTTACATTATACACACCCATTAAATTGACTTGGATGATTTTTTCCCATTCTTCTGGTGTTAGATCAAGGAACCCACCGAATTTAGCAACACCAGCATTGTTGATTAGGATATCAATTGGGCCTAAATCTGATTTGATATGTTCAACAGCATGTGTAACGGATTCAAGGTCGGTCACATCTGCTGTTGCTGCAGAAACCTTTACATCATATTGTGCTAGTTCAGCAGTTACCTTTTCTAGATTAGACATATTTAAGCCGATTAGGCCTAAATGAACGCCTTCTTTTGCTAAGGCGATAGCAGTAGCACGTCCAATACCTCTTCCTGCGCCAGTAACTATTGCAGTTTTTCCATTTAAAGAAATCATTTTATCACTCCTAAAATTATTACAAATTGAAGTAGTACATTCTAACAGAAAGACCACAATACTGCATGGAAACAGCTTGCGGTCTTTCCTATTTAGAACTCGAGGAATAATATATTTATTCTAAGTTGGCGTGTCTACCGTACATTTTATTGGTATCCAAACCTTTTTTCTCCATGAACCGAAGAATCACAGCATCGTAAAATAATAAAAGTGTTTGCTCAAATAATGATCCCATTGGTTGAATCGTCTTAAAATCACTCTCCGACTGATCTTTAGGTGAGCCAGGCAACTTAATTGTGATATCCGCTAATTGTCCAATAGTGGACTCAGGGAAAATGGTTACAGCTGCAATCGTCCCACCGATGCTTTTTGCCTTTTCAGCCATGGAAACTAGACTTTTCGTTTCTCCTGAACCTGATCCAATGATTAAGATGTCATCTTTTTCAAAGTTAGGAGTTACTGTTTCGCCAATCACATAGGCATCTATCCCCATGTGCATCATTCGCATAGCGAATGATTTGGCCATAAATCCAGATCTACCTGCGCCTGCAACAAAGATTTTTTTGGATTCAAGAATCCCATTAACTAATTTTTCAGCTTCATCATTCGATATTAAATCTACGGAGCGATTTAACTCTTTTATGATTTCAGCTAGGTATTGAGTTGTATTCATGTTCTGAATTACCCTTGATTAATCATTTCTTGCATTTTGGCAGCAACAGCTTTTTTATCAGCTTGTCCAGTAATCCCGCCACCTACAATGACAAGGTCTGGTTGTACTTTGATAACTTCTGGAAGTGTCTCTAACTTAATACCACCTGCGATTGCAGTTTTAGCATTTTTTACAACACCTTTGATGGTTTGTAAATCTTCAAAAGAGTTCTTTCCAACTGCTTGAAGATCGTAGCCAGTATGAACACAAATATAATCAACGCCAAGTTCATCTAGTTCTTTTGCACGGGCTTCAATATCCTTAACAGCGATCATATCAGCAAGGATTTGTTTCCCTTGTTTTTTAGCTTCTTCTACTGCACCCTTAATTGACTCGTCTTCTGCAGTTCCAAGAATCGTAATGATGTCAGCACCTGCAGCAGATGCCTGGCTTACTTCATATCCAGCTGCATCCATAATTTTTAAGTCAGCTAATACGGTTAAGTTAGGAAATGCAGCTTTTACTTCTTTCACTGCTTTAAGACCTTCATTGATCACCACAGGTGTACCAATTTCTACAACATCAATATGCTCTTCTACCTCTTTCACTAATTCAATTGCTCCCGGAATATCGACAAGATCTAATGCTAATTGTAATTTCATTTATATTCGCTCCTTATGAATTTTAATTTGTTGTGCTAAGTAGCTGTCCTGAGACAGGTGTAAATGTTTCCATTTGAAAATATATTTACTCACTAGCACGTTGTTCAGTATACTCAGTATGTTATTAAATTAAAAGTACGCACTTTCATCGCATATAGTGCTAAAAAGTATACTATTGGATAAAATAAGGGGGAGGTGAAGTGAATGCCAAATTTAGGAGAGAAAACTTTCAACTGTGAAAAAGAATTAACACTTTCAATAATTGGTGGTAAATGGAAATTGTTGATTTTATGGCATCTAGGCAAAGAAGGAACGAAACGATTTGGTGAATTAAAATCCCTTATGCCGGGAATTACCCAAAGAATGCTTGTTAATCAATTACGCGAACTTGAAGATCATTTAATAGTACATCGTGAAGTTTACCCTGTAGTTCCACCGAAAGTTGAATATTCATTGACTGAGCATGGAAAAAGACTTTTACCGATCATAGATGCTATGTATGAATGGGGAAAAGATTATATTGAGAATGTATTGGAAAAGGAAACGGAGGATTGATCATCTGTTAAGTAGAAAAAAGTTTCCTTGCATCCTGTAAGACAATCATAACTTACCACGGTTAAGCTATTTTTAACCGTGGTTTTTATATTACTGTGTATTTAAGAACGTACGCGAGATTCATTGTGTTGCCATTTAGAGAGGATTGTTTAGGTTTCTTTTCAATATATGGTGAAGGGTTTCACTTAAGTTAACTGGTGCGATGATCTAATAAGGATTATCGCCTTTTCTAATGGAACTTATGTTAATTTATTTTTAATCAACATGTAAAATGATTCCAATAGATTAGTTCCATAAAGTTGTATACTAATACGAAGTATATAGACAAACAAATAGTGACGTTTAAATCTTTGATTGTAACGAAAGGAAGTATCATTTTGAAAAGTACCGGTGTTGTAAGAAAGGTAGATGAATTAGGGAGGATTGTCATCCCTATAGAATTACGAAGAATTATGGAGATCGAACAAAAAGATGGATTAGAGATATTTGTAGAAAATGAAAAGGTCATATTAAAGAAGTATGAAGCAAATAATGCTTGTGTTGTGACAGGTGAAGTAACAAATGACAATAAGATGTACTTCAATGGAAAAATTATTTTAAGTCCTAATGGTGCAGAATCCCTTCTGGATGAACTGAAAACATTATAAGTTGTTTGAAGCAGCATAACCATAGCGTTGTGCTGCTTTTCTTTTTTTTTTATGGTAATCGTTCGCAAATGAGGGATGAAAAGAAGTAAATGCATGAAAGAGCAACTCATTCAAGCAATCGTTATTAACACTATTCTTTCACGATCTAGTGCTTTTATGGAAAAGTGGATCATTAAGTATGTATGCAATAAGAGGATATTCAATTGGAATGGCACTAATTAAAAAAACTAAGTAGCATCATTATTTAGGAATACTTACTTTTTTAATGAACTTTTAGATAATATACAATGTTTACTTTTTAGTCACTACTCCTAACCTGGTGTTGTTTCCACAGTACTCGCAATATAATGCATCCGTCACGTTAATACTTTCACACTCGATGTTTTACCGATTTGCTGAAGACTGATTGGCAGCTCAATCTTTTCTTTAAGCATCGCTTCCGGCAACAAAAGTTCACGTGCAAAGACATCGGCTTCACGTTCGATCACTTTTCACTGACAGTCCGTTAAATCAATGTCATTCATATATGCTGCATGATCTAAAGCAATATGTCCCAGCTTCCCTTCCTCTTCATCATCTAAAAAAGATCTTCGATTCCTCAAAAAGGTTCACGCTTCCATTTTAAATGTACAGACACAGCCAAGCCCAGCTCCGCATAAACATAAAGAAGTAAGTATGCCTTGGAGGTGCTGTTATGTCATTAGTAGGTGTGTTGGCTTATTTTTTCAAAGAAGTTATGCTTTTTGTCTCATATGTAAAAAACAACGCTTTTCCACAGCCGCTGTCTGAGAATGAAGAAAAGCAGTACTTAAAAGATATGGCAAATGGCGATGAGCATGCCCGGGGATTGCTGATCGAGCATAACCTGAGATTGGTGGCACATATTGTAAAAAGGATATAAACACAACACAATGTCAGATTATATATCAGGATTCCTTATATCATCGAGTTTTAGCATAGTTAGAAGAAGACTGAAATACGAAAAAGCAATCGTACATAAGGGGAAAGATAAGATAAGTTTTATATAATAATGAAAAATTAGTCAATCAATTATATTGGTATGGAGATTCTTTAATTAGATGGTCTTGCTTTTATTTGTTAAAATTAGGATGTTGGTTTGATGGAATTAGAATTTGCATTTTCGAAGATAATCGAAAAAACAATTCAAGAAAATGCTAAAAGCACTGCGAATTGCAGTGCTTTTTCGATTGCTAATTTATATGCGATTCTCTATGTTATTTCACTTTTTGTACTCCAAAAGAGAACCCGTTAAAGACATTGCCAAGGTCTTTTTTCTACAAATAAACACTTGCATAAAATAGTTGCCTTCATCCCTTTACCCCCCAAAAAATAAAAAAACACTCAATTTACTTGGGTGCTCGTATAATCAAATCTTCACGCTCGATTTGTTTTACGGAATAATTTGTGGGGTTAAATTTTACTAGACGTCCGTCCTCTTCAATTTCTTTATTTTTTTGTTCAATCCATAGACCAATTGCCTCTATACTGTTTTTAGCTGACACAACTACACTATTGTTACCTGATTCAATTAAATACAAGAAATTGTATTCCATGATAGACCTCACGCTATATATTATTTTGTTTCAATATTCAACAACTAGAGATAAAGTCCCTGCTAGTTACTTAAATCGATTAATAAGATATTTTACTTTTTCAAAAATACTATCCTCGAAATAAGTAACATTTCCCGAATCCAGAGCAAGGAATTTTATGACGTCAACCACTTCTTTAACAATCCAATCTTCACCTTGTGTAATTACTGATAATGCTTTTGGTTTGAAATGAGCAAAATCATTCCTATATAGTATCATTTTATCTATGGCATTTTGCTGTGGTTCGCTAATTTTTAAAATCTTACTATCGAATTGTTGCATCATGTATGATTCATTCTGACAGTGTTCGAGTATAGTTTTAATACTTAATAATTGACTTGAATTGTATTCCACAGTGCTATCTAATAAATTACTGCCTTGTTCTACATCAAAACCCAATTCATACTTGTAAAAATCGATAATTTCTTTTTTCTTTTGTTCCAGTTTCTTTTTTCCTAATTTCATTTCTAGAACTCTTTCTGTACTAGTACCTTTAATCGCACATACACCAAAGCCATAAAGAGCACCATGTAATGAAATGATCATCCATTTAAACCAATAATTATCAACTCTGTTATTGAAGTAAAAAGCAGCTTTTTCTAAGTAATCTATTGCATTATCTAATTCATTTGTTCTAAGTATGTCTCCCAAATAATCCACCTCATAAATAGTTTATATCTTATAAGGTTGTAAGTAAATTATGCATTACATTATGCAGGAAAGAAATGATTTGCTTCTTCAGGTAATCGGTGTGTTAATTGAAGAACGGCATCTATTTTAGATGCCGTTCAATCAGTTAGTTATCATAATAGTAACAAACTTTGCGAAATGAGTCTTAAAAAAACAGCACGCAAAATGTGTGCTGTATTGGAGACATTTAATTTGAAACATATTCCTTGATATCAATTTTTTTTGCTTTGCAATTAAATCCAAGGAGGTCTAGCAAATTGTATATTTGATTGTTGTTTAAACTGTTTGATTCTCTATTTAATTTCAATGCACAATTTGTTGCATAATCAGCCCACTCTTTCGATGTATCATAAGAAAGATGGGGAAAGTAATGTGATTCATCTCTATGACATTTTTCAAATCGTAACAAACTACTTAATGGATTAAAATGACCTAATAATTTCAATTGTTCTCGTGCATTCCATTTATCCTGTGCACTCTTAAAAGAGTAGGATGCTTTTACCCGTTTTTTCCTTTCTCCATTTAGAATGTCACCTTCATAAACAAGTATATTCAAATCATGATGTGGCGTAAGATTTGATAAAATGATTTTTTTCTTTTCACTGATTTCATCATAGTTTATTTTTAATCCAAGTAACTGCAATATTTTAATGGTTGCTGATGGACCAGAACCACTATATCCACATGTTGCTCCAGATAACCACACTTCTAAGTCCCATTCATCGTTTCGCAAGATTAATGTATAATTAGTTTCTTTTTCATATGGCTCCCCGTCGGATACCCCAAAATCAGACACTCTTCTATAACTAGCTGGTATATCCTCGTTCTCGAAATACACTTGAAAGCTTGTCACATTACCAATGACAGGCAATATTCCGCGTACAAACTTCACAGTTGAATGTGGATCACCACAATATCTTATAACACTCATACTCAAACCCTCCTTTAATCCATATAGTTTATGATTTAAAGAAATAGTTAGAACAAGCAGCTATTTAAATGGGTTTAAATAATAAATCACAAGTTTTACTAATGGAGTGCTTTTTTTTACAAAATCATTTAATTGTATGGAAAAAAATGTCGATTAATCATATAATATAAAGACAGAAAATTAAAGAAATTCAACGGGGGTTATTATGCAAAAGATAATTGATGATGCATATATATGGATAAAAAATAACTGGCACCGTATCAGTTCTTTATTCTTTTCATATATATTTATTTTTGTTGCTATGGTTGTTGCAATAGGATTTGATAGTAATAAAATTTCTAAACTTTTTTGGTTTGTATACATACTAATTTTTTTTGTTCTTACAATTCTTTGGTTTTATTATAGAAGACTTGAGAGATGTAAAAATGGGAAAATCGGGATAGTTCTAGCATTTAAAACTGAAAATGTTCATCAATTTAATAAATTACAGCATGACTTCATTCAACAAATAAAAGAGAGTTTAGATGCAGAGAGTTTTACGGTTATCAACCTCCCATATAATAGATGTAATGAATTAAATCCAAATGACGATTCAATGCTAAAATGTCTGAACAAAACACAAGCACATATGTTGATTTATGGTGTTTGTCGTGAAGGTAAGAAAAAAGGAAAAGAAAAATACGAAATTAAAATGTTTAGTATGATTAGACATAAACCTTTAGCAGTAGACACACTAAGTGGTTTGCAAAATGAATTAAATTATTTTACAAATTCAATGTTAATTGATAAAGAGGATTCACTAACTTCTTATAAACTTTCATCAAATTGGCTTACCACATATGCTCGTTATTTTGTAGGTCTTGCAGCGTTAATTTCACATGATACCAATACATCATTTAAAGTTTTTGAAAGTTTAAAAAAGGATCTTCAAAAAGAAAAAAATTCTTTCAAACCTGTAAAAGAAATAAAAAAGAGAGTAAATTTTCATTTCTCTAATGTTTGCCTTCTCTCAGCAATAAAAGAATATAAAATGTTTTGGAAAACGAAATGTTATCAAAATTTAGAAGCATCACAGAAATATATTGAATTGTACGAATCTGTAAGTGATGATCGCTATACTCCTGCCATTTATCACTCCATTTTTTCCTTTTTAATAAACAGAAATATAAATAGAGCAAAAGGGTTACTGGATAATGTGCAATCTATTAATGATTCTAGTCATAAGTTTAATATGGGTTTTTTATTTGCATATGAAGGTAAAATTACTGAGGCAATAAAATGTTACAGGCAAGCAATAAAAATGCCAAATAATGAATTTATCTTAATTGAAATAGAACAATTTATAGAATATATATTAGAAATTGAACCAGAAAAATACCATCTTTATCTGTGCCTAGCATGGATAAACAGCTTTAAAGGGGACAATTTATTGGGAAAAAAAGATTTACAACGATTTTTGAGATTTGCAACACATGACGATAAACAAAGATATATAAGTTTAATTGAAGAAATTAATATCAAATTAGAAGACCAAATTATACTTGATGTTGGCTAATATTTAAGAATTAGGGGAGAAGCTAAATTGTTTACCGATACGTTTGCTTCATTTATTCAGGAGATCGATGAAACGATTGTCTCCAAAAAAGACACGCTGACTTGTCATGAGATTTTTGAAACACAAGAGAGAATAAAAGGATTACTCGGAGAATTTGCTCAAAGCAAAGCTAATTTTACAGGTTTTACCGAGATGCTGGTTTATCGTTTCTTATACCATCATTGTGTGCCTTCAGGTGCAGTAATTCATGCAGGTAAAAGATATGATGGAAAGCGTATGCAAGCCAAAAATTCATCAAAAGTAAAAACACAGTCGCCTGACATTACTATTGAAACTGCTGGAAAGATTCAATACTTGTTTTCAATCAAGGCGAATCCTGGTGGAGCGAAGGCAGAGTTGGATGATGTGAATAGCCCAATTGTGAAAAAACTACTTGGCGCGATCGACATTAACGATACCATTCCAGTATCCGTACAAGATATTAACCGTATTGAAAACCTTTATGAAAAACAAGGTGATTTCAGAGCACTAACTATTTATTACAGTACACCTTCTGTTGAGAATGAGAGAATGTTGAATAAAATTCAAATTGAATTCCCTTGGTATAATTATTTGGTCTTAAATAATAATCATGATTTTCTATGTAGACAACTTAATTTTTTAATGAGCAAAAATGAAATTAAAAAATAAAAGCCCTTTTACAAGTAGCCCTTTTAATAAGGGCTTTTTATTATAGGCATTGAAAAATATATAAATATCACACTGATAAAAAATATTTTAAAATAAAAGAATGCACATTTTCATTCGTACAATTTATGATAATACGATAGCAAAAGAACATGTTTATTGATTATTATCCATTATTTTTTTGGTAATACTGGTAAAAAAATATCGAGGTATTACTATGAATTATATACAGAAAATAAGAAATTTTATATTAATGAAAGAAAAAGAAAATCAATATTATAGGTTAATTCTGCTGTCTAAAGTTAATGAAAAAATTGATGGAAATAAAGATAGTACTAATCGAAGTTTGATAAGATTTTTAGAGAAAAGCGGCGGAATGAACACAAAAACATTTAACGGTCTTTTAGAAGCAATTGAAGATTTAGAATCTAAAAGAGTTCTATCCAAGATACTATTTAGTGAAATAAACTATACAGAGATTTTAACAGTAACTGATATATCAAAAGAATTAAAAAAACATCTAGCTGATGAACATATTGTCACAAAAGTTCGAGTGTTATTTAGAACTACCGTTAAATTTTGTGAAAATCCAAATAGTACTGAGTTCATGGAAAATATGAATAAATTAATAGACTTTTTAGAAATAAAAAAAGACGGATAAAAATTTCCGTCTTTTTTCTATTTATTAACAAATTACAAACAAAAAAATAATATTTAAATGTAAAAATCAGCTAAAGAAAAAAATATGAATTGAAAAAAACATAATAAAATTACATCAAAATTTATTTTTTGATTTTATTTTGATGGTCGACTATTACCAATGACGCAGGTTTTTACACTTGATATATTGCAGGTGTAGCATATTTACCACCTCTGAAAGATTTTCGGTAGATCTTCGCGAAACAAATCTTTGATTTCAATATGTAATTTGGTACACAGTTTTGGAATAAACTCTGGCTTAATTTTTCCTTTATCACGTTCCAAGGTACTTAAATAATTAACGGATACATTTAGTTCATCTGAAAGTTGTTTTAGTGTAAGGCCCTTATTGACGCGGTAATAATTTAAATTGCTACCAAAAGACATAATAATCACCCCTTCTTCCATTATTTCAGAATAAAATCGCTTTATACATGGAAGAATAATTTGCATTACCTGTTTCGGTATATTTGCATGAAAAATGAGAAAAATAGGTTTAGTTAACAAACCTAAAATTAGATCTTTGTAAAGATTATATTGGAGTGTTAAAAATGGAAACTGGTCTCGCTTATAGTCGTAAATCAATAAAAATTCCTGGCTTATCAGAAAAGGATAGCGTAGGTTACCAACAATCATATTTGGATAATTACGGCCAAAAAAATAAAATTAATATTCTTAAGCATTATAGTGATGTTGGATATTCAGGAATAACCACTAAACGACCTGACTTTCAAAAAATGCTAAATGACGTAAAAACAATGGAGATTCATACGATATTGTTCTTTTCTGTTGATAGAATGGGAAGAGAAATTGGAAATAATATTTCAGTCTTATTAGAAATAATGCAGCATGTAAAAAGGATAATTTTTGTTTCGGAGAATCTTTCCACTGATTCCTTTCATTTCAAACCAATGTTTTTGTTGTTATCTGGAATGTCTGAGATGATACGCGAAAATGTACTAAAGACCACAGCTCTTGGCAGGAGAAAAAAAATACTTGAAAGAAAAACATTTATTGGTTCGGTTGTTCCTACGGGTTTTACTAAAGAAATAGGTGATGTAAAAAATGCGAAGTTGATTCCTGCAACAAAATTGAATACAGACGATCAAGCTGAAATAAACGGCTTGGTAATAGTTCAACACATTTTTTATTGCTTTTTGATGGGGGTCTCCTTATCAAAAATAGCAAAAAGTTTAAATAATCATTTTGGCCTAACAAACAAAGGCTGTTTATGGGATTACAGTTCCGTACGTTATATTTTAAAAAATGTTGTTTATACAGGCAAATTAAAAGGAAAGATTGATGGGTATGAATTCTATTTTCATGAAGATGCAAATGTTGAACCGCTGATTGATCCATTGCTGTTTGAATTTGTACAAAATATCTTTAGATATAATACCACTGGAAGAAAAAAACAAGTTTTGAATCGATTGCCGAATTTTAACTTGTGTAAAAATTGTTTATCTATGTTGTGTGAAATTAATGGTAAAATACGCTGCCATGTGTGCAACCAATCAGTTGATGCACAGGTTGTTGAAAATATCATTCAAGACGCACTTCAAGAAATTTTAAAGGACGGTTTTTCATCTTTTAAATGGGATTCAGAGTTACAAAATTCTCTAAGTATTATTGAGTTTAAGAAAACGAAGATATTAAGAAAAATAATGATGTTGGAAGAAATAAAATCAAGAATTGATTTGAAGGAAGATTCAAACAGCAAAAAGAATATGCTTGAAGCGAACACAACGGAATTGATGAAATACAAAAATGATTTGTTTTTTACAGATGAAATTATTTCTAATCTAAATAAAACGGACCCAAGGGATTTACAAAAGAAAATGGCCATGGAGCTTGAAAGTTATATATTAAAGCTTCCTTATCTTATCGTCATAGATATGTTTGACTGTGTAATTGAAATAGTATTTCATGATAAGTCACTTTTGAAAGGAGTTTCAGAATCAAAGATATGAAGAATAATATCTATCAGATTTTAAAATATGGTGTTGCGTATGTTCGAAC
Protein-coding sequences here:
- a CDS encoding 3-ketoacyl-ACP reductase, with the protein product MISLNGKTAIVTGAGRGIGRATAIALAKEGVHLGLIGLNMSNLEKVTAELAQYDVKVSAATADVTDLESVTHAVEHIKSDLGPIDILINNAGVAKFGGFLDLTPEEWEKIIQVNLMGVYNVTRAVLPGMIERKSGDIINISSSAGQKGAPVTSAYSASKFAVLGLTESLMLEVRKHNVRVTALTPSTVVTDLAIDTNLVKGNEENVMHPEDLAELVVASLKFNPRVFVKTAGLWSTNPS
- a CDS encoding helix-turn-helix transcriptional regulator; protein product: MIVGNLRYPFLISQEFLLIYDYKRDQFPFLTLQYNLYKDLILGLLTKPIFLIFHANIPKQVMQIILPCIKRFYSEIMEEGVIIMSFGSNLNYYRVNKGLTLKQLSDELNVSVNYLSTLERDKGKIKPEFIPKLCTKLHIEIKDLFREDLPKIFQRW
- a CDS encoding winged helix-turn-helix transcriptional regulator, which encodes MPNLGEKTFNCEKELTLSIIGGKWKLLILWHLGKEGTKRFGELKSLMPGITQRMLVNQLRELEDHLIVHREVYPVVPPKVEYSLTEHGKRLLPIIDAMYEWGKDYIENVLEKETED
- the hxlB gene encoding 6-phospho-3-hexuloisomerase — translated: MNTTQYLAEIIKELNRSVDLISNDEAEKLVNGILESKKIFVAGAGRSGFMAKSFAMRMMHMGIDAYVIGETVTPNFEKDDILIIGSGSGETKSLVSMAEKAKSIGGTIAAVTIFPESTIGQLADITIKLPGSPKDQSESDFKTIQPMGSLFEQTLLLFYDAVILRFMEKKGLDTNKMYGRHANLE
- a CDS encoding recombinase family protein yields the protein METGLAYSRKSIKIPGLSEKDSVGYQQSYLDNYGQKNKINILKHYSDVGYSGITTKRPDFQKMLNDVKTMEIHTILFFSVDRMGREIGNNISVLLEIMQHVKRIIFVSENLSTDSFHFKPMFLLLSGMSEMIRENVLKTTALGRRKKILERKTFIGSVVPTGFTKEIGDVKNAKLIPATKLNTDDQAEINGLVIVQHIFYCFLMGVSLSKIAKSLNNHFGLTNKGCLWDYSSVRYILKNVVYTGKLKGKIDGYEFYFHEDANVEPLIDPLLFEFVQNIFRYNTTGRKKQVLNRLPNFNLCKNCLSMLCEINGKIRCHVCNQSVDAQVVENIIQDALQEILKDGFSSFKWDSELQNSLSIIEFKKTKILRKIMMLEEIKSRIDLKEDSNSKKNMLEANTTELMKYKNDLFFTDEIISNLNKTDPRDLQKKMAMELESYILKLPYLIVIDMFDCVIEIVFHDKSLLKGVSESKI
- a CDS encoding AbrB/MazE/SpoVT family DNA-binding domain-containing protein yields the protein MKSTGVVRKVDELGRIVIPIELRRIMEIEQKDGLEIFVENEKVILKKYEANNACVVTGEVTNDNKMYFNGKIILSPNGAESLLDELKTL
- a CDS encoding tetratricopeptide repeat protein, producing MQKIIDDAYIWIKNNWHRISSLFFSYIFIFVAMVVAIGFDSNKISKLFWFVYILIFFVLTILWFYYRRLERCKNGKIGIVLAFKTENVHQFNKLQHDFIQQIKESLDAESFTVINLPYNRCNELNPNDDSMLKCLNKTQAHMLIYGVCREGKKKGKEKYEIKMFSMIRHKPLAVDTLSGLQNELNYFTNSMLIDKEDSLTSYKLSSNWLTTYARYFVGLAALISHDTNTSFKVFESLKKDLQKEKNSFKPVKEIKKRVNFHFSNVCLLSAIKEYKMFWKTKCYQNLEASQKYIELYESVSDDRYTPAIYHSIFSFLINRNINRAKGLLDNVQSINDSSHKFNMGFLFAYEGKITEAIKCYRQAIKMPNNEFILIEIEQFIEYILEIEPEKYHLYLCLAWINSFKGDNLLGKKDLQRFLRFATHDDKQRYISLIEEINIKLEDQIILDVG
- the hxlA gene encoding 3-hexulose-6-phosphate synthase, with amino-acid sequence MKLQLALDLVDIPGAIELVKEVEEHIDVVEIGTPVVINEGLKAVKEVKAAFPNLTVLADLKIMDAAGYEVSQASAAGADIITILGTAEDESIKGAVEEAKKQGKQILADMIAVKDIEARAKELDELGVDYICVHTGYDLQAVGKNSFEDLQTIKGVVKNAKTAIAGGIKLETLPEVIKVQPDLVIVGGGITGQADKKAVAAKMQEMINQG